One region of Prochlorococcus marinus str. GP2 genomic DNA includes:
- a CDS encoding type II secretion system F family protein, producing MAEYGKSIVETNSIQRTPPIKVFGIVFGEESYLDYPPNTKLKVPQNDLLVFFRQMAVMLKSGVPLSQGLELLAENMTNKEFGACIFDISKKLNSGEELSSCLNSYPRIFAPITIGLIEAGEAGGILSEVLDRLALLLEAQSKIKGQITGALIYPIAILVLAVTISLALLIFIVPTFDEMFKGMGAELPALTGFMLTLSKFVTSPTFAIGAPIIIFIVLYLFKTSYASQQGREFFDRLILKVPLFGDLILKSELASMSDTLSTLINSGIPLVEGLERCINASNNEIIKIALRRAISLVTQGQELSVSLSNAKVIPRLLISMIKIGEETGALSFMLENLSNFYKREVEEAVTVLTKAMEPMVIFVVAAIVGTIVISLYLPMFDLINQMG from the coding sequence ATGGCAGAGTATGGCAAATCAATAGTTGAAACTAATTCAATCCAGAGAACACCTCCAATAAAAGTATTTGGGATCGTATTTGGAGAAGAGTCATATCTTGATTATCCCCCAAATACAAAACTAAAAGTGCCTCAGAATGATCTTTTGGTTTTCTTTAGACAAATGGCAGTAATGCTAAAAAGTGGAGTTCCATTATCACAAGGATTAGAATTACTTGCTGAGAATATGACAAATAAAGAATTTGGAGCATGTATTTTTGATATTTCAAAGAAACTCAATAGTGGAGAAGAGTTATCTTCATGTTTAAATTCTTACCCAAGGATATTTGCTCCAATTACGATAGGGTTAATTGAAGCTGGAGAAGCTGGAGGAATTTTATCAGAAGTTTTAGATAGGTTAGCCCTTTTACTTGAAGCTCAAAGTAAAATTAAAGGACAAATAACAGGGGCATTAATTTATCCAATAGCCATTCTAGTTTTAGCAGTAACAATAAGTCTTGCTTTATTGATTTTTATAGTGCCAACATTTGATGAAATGTTTAAAGGCATGGGTGCAGAATTGCCTGCTCTAACTGGCTTTATGTTAACTCTTTCCAAATTTGTAACTTCCCCGACTTTTGCAATTGGAGCTCCGATAATAATTTTTATAGTTTTATATCTATTCAAAACTTCATATGCGAGTCAACAAGGTCGCGAGTTCTTTGATCGTTTGATTTTAAAAGTTCCACTTTTTGGTGACTTGATATTAAAATCTGAACTTGCATCAATGTCTGATACTTTAAGTACATTAATAAATTCAGGTATTCCTCTAGTAGAAGGATTAGAAAGATGTATTAATGCTTCAAATAATGAGATAATAAAAATTGCTTTACGAAGAGCTATATCTCTTGTCACTCAAGGGCAAGAATTGAGCGTATCTTTATCAAATGCGAAAGTAATTCCAAGATTATTAATATCTATGATCAAGATAGGTGAAGAGACTGGAGCATTATCATTTATGCTTGAAAACTTATCTAATTTCTACAAGAGAGAAGTTGAAGAAGCAGTTACAGTCTTGACAAAGGCGATGGAACCTATGGTCATATTTGTAGTCGCAGCTATTGTTGGAACAATTGTTATATCTCTTTATTTACCTATGTTTGATTTAATTAATCAAATGGGTTAG
- a CDS encoding type IV pilus twitching motility protein PilT, with product MSIAREIVSFAIQAGSSDIHLEEGAPIAVRVNSDIKISPQKLESDDMDQLLLELLGEVKLEEFNQTADLDTSIGLEGLSRLRINAYVANEKRCLTLRLLPNDLPKWQDLGLPDSFINLSKLHRGLVLCTGPTGSGKSTTLAAFINCMLETQCRHVLTIEDPIEFIFNHTKNSIIHQREVKRDTNSFSTALRAALREDPDVIYIGEMRDLETIQLAITAAETGHLVLGTLHTSSAAKTVERIVDVFPADQQEQARLQVSTSLAGIMSQTLCKNTKGKRSLAYELMVNTPAIGNLIREKKVSQIYSQLQTGSQEGMNTLEQCLNNLYSDGLITQEEALGKASNKKAIKF from the coding sequence ATGTCCATTGCAAGAGAAATAGTAAGTTTCGCAATACAAGCGGGTTCTTCTGATATACATCTTGAGGAAGGAGCGCCTATCGCAGTGCGAGTTAATTCTGATATAAAAATAAGTCCTCAAAAGCTTGAATCTGATGATATGGATCAATTATTGCTGGAGTTATTAGGAGAAGTTAAATTAGAAGAATTTAATCAAACAGCAGACTTAGATACCTCTATAGGATTAGAAGGTCTATCAAGATTAAGAATAAATGCTTACGTTGCAAATGAAAAAAGATGCCTCACTCTAAGACTCCTGCCTAATGATCTACCAAAATGGCAAGATTTAGGACTACCTGATTCATTTATAAACTTATCCAAATTGCACAGAGGTCTCGTACTTTGCACTGGTCCAACTGGTTCAGGCAAATCAACTACTTTGGCTGCATTTATCAACTGTATGTTAGAAACCCAATGTAGGCATGTATTAACTATTGAAGATCCTATTGAATTTATTTTCAACCATACTAAAAATTCAATAATTCATCAAAGAGAAGTCAAAAGAGATACAAATTCATTTTCTACAGCTCTTAGGGCTGCATTAAGAGAAGATCCAGATGTTATTTATATTGGAGAGATGAGAGATCTAGAGACAATCCAGCTTGCAATTACAGCCGCAGAAACTGGCCATTTAGTTTTAGGCACATTACATACTTCCTCAGCTGCTAAAACTGTTGAAAGGATAGTAGATGTTTTCCCAGCAGATCAACAAGAACAAGCAAGGCTACAAGTATCAACTTCTCTTGCTGGAATAATGTCTCAGACATTATGCAAAAATACCAAAGGGAAAAGATCATTAGCCTATGAGTTAATGGTCAATACACCAGCCATTGGCAATTTAATAAGAGAGAAGAAAGTAAGTCAAATATATTCTCAACTTCAGACAGGCAGCCAAGAAGGGATGAATACACTTGAGCAGTGTTTAAATAATTTATATTCAGATGGATTAATTACACAAGAAGAAGCTTTAGGTAAAGCTTCAAATAAAAAAGCTATTAAATTTTAA
- a CDS encoding GspE/PulE family protein: MAKQYTATSVRKLVDKYFSLQWCRDNLVVPLYVEPSLPMNPGILKIAIANYSYLGTIAEPIKQRILQSGDNLKCEFVEKSQEEIQEILDDASEERFISGESIEISQFDEDAVLEAIKQTTDNDPNGIKFEFDDDDESSEVEIDSADLALEMMESKIQKAAGGVLIYAKTTEGVSDIHIEPREDSYKIRVRKDGVMQKFMGLPRKPGIQLVACLKNMAMMDIAERRASQDGKILRKFEGNKLEFRCSTVPGKHGEKMVLRILNSDASTLNLDTLIHIESVRKDFRRIMNATNGIVIVSGPTGSGKSTTLAAALQEKDTGDTNIVTAEDPIEYEMGGDINQVQVNRAKGQTFAMILRTFLRQDPDVILIGETRDPETAESSMDAAETGHLVFTTLHANSSTSSLTRLLDMDVPKYKLNASVRGVLAQRLLRRVCTGCGIKRPISESEAREFQIGKNTPIMYANTLSAEEKNKRKKENTLCPQCLGSGYKGRIGAYELLLVDSKIQNAISEGKTDKEVEQIAVTQNNMLTLTQYGVELVKDHLTTTAELIRVCKTDL, translated from the coding sequence ATGGCTAAGCAATATACAGCTACAAGCGTAAGAAAATTAGTTGATAAATATTTTTCTCTGCAATGGTGTAGGGATAACTTGGTAGTTCCACTTTATGTGGAACCCAGTTTGCCTATGAATCCTGGAATATTAAAAATAGCAATTGCTAATTATTCCTATTTAGGAACCATTGCGGAGCCAATAAAGCAAAGAATCTTACAATCTGGTGATAATTTAAAGTGCGAATTTGTAGAAAAATCTCAAGAAGAAATTCAAGAAATACTTGATGATGCTTCTGAAGAGAGATTTATTAGTGGAGAAAGTATTGAGATATCGCAATTTGATGAAGATGCAGTCCTTGAGGCTATAAAACAAACTACAGATAATGATCCTAATGGCATTAAATTTGAATTTGATGATGATGATGAGTCAAGTGAGGTTGAGATAGATAGTGCTGATTTAGCATTAGAAATGATGGAGAGTAAAATTCAAAAAGCTGCTGGAGGTGTCCTCATATATGCAAAAACGACTGAAGGAGTATCTGATATACATATTGAGCCTAGAGAAGATAGTTATAAAATCCGGGTAAGGAAAGATGGTGTTATGCAAAAATTTATGGGTTTACCAAGAAAGCCCGGAATACAATTAGTTGCATGTTTGAAAAACATGGCAATGATGGATATTGCAGAAAGGAGAGCAAGTCAAGATGGAAAAATTCTTAGAAAATTTGAAGGTAATAAACTTGAATTTCGTTGTTCAACAGTACCAGGAAAGCATGGAGAAAAAATGGTACTCAGGATACTAAATAGTGATGCATCAACTTTGAATCTTGATACCTTAATTCATATTGAAAGTGTTAGAAAAGATTTCCGAAGAATAATGAACGCGACAAATGGAATTGTTATTGTTTCAGGCCCAACAGGTTCCGGGAAGTCCACTACTCTTGCTGCAGCATTACAAGAGAAAGATACAGGAGATACGAACATTGTTACGGCAGAAGATCCTATTGAATATGAGATGGGTGGTGACATAAACCAAGTTCAGGTTAACCGAGCTAAAGGTCAAACATTTGCAATGATTCTAAGAACTTTTTTAAGGCAGGATCCTGACGTTATTCTTATAGGAGAGACAAGGGATCCAGAAACAGCTGAATCATCAATGGATGCTGCTGAGACAGGTCATTTGGTTTTTACAACCCTTCATGCTAATTCTTCAACAAGTTCATTAACAAGACTTTTAGATATGGATGTCCCCAAATATAAATTAAATGCAAGTGTTAGAGGTGTTTTAGCTCAAAGATTATTAAGAAGGGTTTGTACAGGATGTGGTATAAAAAGACCAATATCAGAGAGTGAAGCCAGAGAATTTCAAATTGGGAAAAATACGCCAATTATGTACGCAAATACCCTTTCAGCAGAAGAAAAAAATAAAAGAAAAAAAGAAAATACACTTTGTCCTCAATGTCTAGGGTCGGGTTATAAAGGGAGGATTGGTGCATATGAACTTTTACTAGTAGATAGTAAAATCCAAAATGCGATATCAGAGGGTAAAACTGATAAAGAAGTCGAACAAATTGCTGTAACTCAAAACAATATGCTTACTCTGACTCAATATGGTGTTGAGTTAGTTAAAGATCACTTAACTACCACTGCAGAATTAATTAGAGTATGTAAGACAGATTTATAA
- a CDS encoding pilus assembly FimT family protein, protein MKISKDSKIISEDKEQVGFTLVELVVVLAGLSAILAFSFPAFLNTLKLNRIEEAKALMNSYAAECLGKLRIATEIQTFREEARPDTIDNEKLLTLGYKIDGFGGEQEKSKCSFTRIIPADQEEKFLYAFSFIVSPAGVQKRATPSNDPKALNSCKGWAGQLCGLSPEQEAYFAELERLQIAEENCEKDYKKKLVSGFVGQTSRWDSVEKKCIQPVCLYKGEVVSCNGGIEKARERELGEECTEWAKNQKNKNNSTYISPASGETTVACGDQRFWFHTGSEWNEPDKWYEKACEYNYQKDRLKTEGEYKYNPVKSEGGPKPCGDKIWICDGNQVEYSEYKDTCGAAPPPPPPPPPPPPTCTPFPKPPICDNAMLKWAYKECICWNKR, encoded by the coding sequence ATGAAAATATCCAAAGATAGCAAAATCATAAGTGAAGATAAAGAACAAGTAGGATTTACACTTGTAGAGCTTGTTGTAGTTTTAGCTGGTTTATCTGCGATTTTGGCATTTTCTTTCCCAGCATTCTTAAATACTCTTAAACTTAACAGAATTGAAGAAGCTAAAGCTTTAATGAATTCATATGCAGCTGAATGTTTAGGGAAATTAAGAATTGCGACTGAGATTCAAACATTTAGAGAAGAAGCAAGGCCTGACACTATAGATAATGAGAAATTATTGACTTTAGGTTATAAGATTGATGGTTTTGGGGGTGAACAAGAAAAATCAAAATGTAGTTTCACAAGAATAATCCCTGCAGATCAAGAAGAGAAGTTTTTATACGCCTTTTCTTTTATAGTTTCACCAGCAGGAGTTCAAAAGAGAGCTACTCCATCAAATGATCCGAAAGCTCTTAACTCATGTAAAGGTTGGGCTGGACAACTTTGTGGTCTATCACCAGAACAGGAAGCATATTTTGCGGAATTGGAACGTCTACAAATAGCAGAAGAAAATTGTGAAAAAGATTATAAAAAAAAGCTTGTCTCTGGATTTGTAGGACAAACTTCGAGATGGGATAGTGTCGAAAAAAAATGCATTCAACCAGTTTGCCTTTATAAAGGTGAAGTAGTTTCGTGCAATGGAGGAATAGAAAAGGCACGTGAAAGAGAATTAGGTGAAGAATGTACAGAATGGGCGAAAAATCAAAAGAATAAAAATAATTCTACCTACATCAGCCCTGCTTCTGGAGAGACAACAGTAGCATGTGGGGATCAAAGGTTTTGGTTTCATACTGGGAGTGAATGGAATGAACCAGATAAATGGTACGAAAAAGCTTGCGAATATAATTACCAAAAAGATAGGCTGAAGACGGAGGGGGAGTATAAATATAACCCAGTAAAATCAGAGGGTGGTCCCAAACCTTGTGGGGATAAAATATGGATATGTGATGGTAACCAGGTTGAATATTCAGAATATAAAGATACATGCGGAGCTGCTCCTCCTCCTCCTCCTCCTCCTCCTCCTCCTCCTCCAACGTGTACCCCCTTTCCTAAGCCACCAATTTGTGATAACGCTATGCTTAAATGGGCTTATAAAGAATGTATATGCTGGAATAAGAGATAG
- a CDS encoding pilus assembly FimT family protein, whose product MTLIEVFLKNKRVQKTLSTKPGEEGFSLIELVVVIAVLAILSAVAIPSFTNVQANARASAVQNGLVNGIKECFVLQAENSATTFSAAKSFASPKAFRGFEVKQRAGDPPQGGDSCFGAIADADSNANDSDFEIYMDGDGVAVKTCSHGERAGCTATAADGKGAGTW is encoded by the coding sequence ATGACATTAATAGAAGTTTTTCTTAAAAATAAAAGAGTTCAAAAAACCTTGTCTACAAAGCCCGGAGAAGAAGGTTTCTCACTTATTGAACTTGTCGTCGTTATTGCTGTTTTAGCTATTCTATCCGCAGTAGCAATACCTTCATTTACTAATGTCCAAGCAAATGCTAGAGCATCAGCGGTGCAAAACGGTTTGGTTAACGGAATAAAAGAATGTTTTGTTCTTCAAGCAGAGAATTCAGCAACAACATTTTCAGCTGCAAAATCCTTCGCCAGTCCAAAAGCATTTAGAGGTTTTGAAGTAAAGCAAAGAGCAGGCGATCCTCCTCAGGGTGGTGATTCTTGTTTCGGAGCAATTGCTGATGCTGATAGTAATGCGAATGATTCTGACTTCGAAATTTATATGGATGGTGATGGTGTCGCTGTAAAAACATGTTCTCATGGTGAAAGAGCTGGATGTACTGCAACTGCTGCAGATGGCAAAGGGGCAGGTACTTGGTAA
- a CDS encoding prepilin peptidase has product MIEIIQNIYKLVLGLCVGSFLNVVIFRLPQEISIINPRSFCPNCKNKIIFRENIPIISWILLKGRCSFCGTSINIRYPLIEILTGILFLVFSESSPELYNFNQNLFIENIFSWLFLSILLVISFIDIDYFWVPQSLINFGLLSGFFNLCLIGIYNNNNILSIYLFEGLIASIVSYLFFEIIRISAKVIYKRDALGKGDSKLVSMISIWLGPLGIILSLGISYVIAAVLIIILLKLKKIKKGQMIPFAPFLSIGGLIIWYFGNQPLLRFIYSF; this is encoded by the coding sequence GTGATTGAAATCATTCAAAACATTTATAAATTAGTTTTAGGTTTGTGTGTTGGTAGTTTTCTAAATGTTGTAATCTTTAGGCTCCCTCAAGAGATATCAATAATTAATCCAAGAAGTTTTTGCCCAAACTGTAAAAATAAAATTATTTTTCGTGAAAATATTCCAATTATCAGTTGGATATTACTTAAAGGTAGATGTTCTTTTTGCGGCACAAGTATAAATATTAGATATCCATTAATCGAAATTTTAACTGGAATTCTTTTCCTTGTTTTTTCAGAATCTTCACCTGAATTATATAATTTTAATCAAAATTTATTTATTGAAAATATATTTTCTTGGCTGTTTTTATCTATTCTTTTAGTAATAAGTTTTATTGATATTGATTATTTCTGGGTGCCACAGTCTTTAATTAATTTTGGACTTTTAAGTGGATTTTTTAATCTCTGTTTAATAGGAATTTATAATAATAATAATATTCTTTCTATTTACCTTTTTGAAGGCTTAATAGCATCGATAGTAAGTTATTTGTTTTTTGAAATAATAAGAATTTCTGCAAAAGTAATATACAAGCGTGATGCCCTAGGAAAAGGCGATTCTAAGTTAGTCTCTATGATTTCTATTTGGCTTGGTCCGCTTGGAATTATTTTAAGTTTAGGAATTTCTTATGTTATAGCGGCTGTACTAATAATAATTTTGCTTAAATTAAAAAAAATTAAAAAAGGTCAAATGATACCCTTTGCTCCTTTTCTTTCTATAGGGGGATTAATAATTTGGTACTTTGGAAATCAACCTTTACTAAGATTTATATATAGTTTTTAG